CAGGTTgagtttgggtcataaaattacaaacccgtcaaacccaacccgacccgacacacccatatttaatatatatttaaaatatattttatatttaataattttttttaaatcaattgtagggcacttatatatatatttatatttaataatttaaaaagaaaaaccagttATAGGGCAGCATTTCCTCaattcctcctactaatactaatttaatatatatataatattatataaataataaatttttttaaataatcagttgttcctatcctatataaaaactaattagttcacacaaatcctaataaattagtattattatttagtcattaatgttgtttgcctttaaggagttacattgatattaatctttaggtttttttaatatattaatatttataatttttttactcaatttaataataataattaaaaaaatttgtcaaacccatgagttcaacccaacccatgtgagttgggttgggttggacttatgtgatgggttgggttgggttgaattttttttgacccaccatggtgggttgggtcaaaaaatcctctcaacccgacccatgcacacccctagtaGTGGGTGGTTGACCGGCTTTGTCTTCTTTAGAGAAAGAGTGAGTGAGTGATGAAGATGGACATGGAGATTGGAGATGGACAAGGAAAATATTttgggaaaaagagaaaagagaggtctaagagcatctccaaccaATTTTTGTAGAGAATAAACAGTGACATTTAGCTTTTACCTacccattttttcaaatacacttccaacagattctttatctcattctctattttatttaaatattattttttcattcattatttattctttttttaacaactacacatcttccaacattttttataCAACGCatcattattataatagaaaaaatgtatttgaagaatgaatagTAATCCATCAACTTGATGAACTACTGTtcattagccaaaaaaaattcatgtttgcCGAAACTGTAAGAGCATGTATAGTGCACCTCATTCTCCAAATTTTAGCTATTAGAGCTGGATGCCCAAGCCTTGGAGATGCTCCGATGAGCggatgagagaaaaaaatattaaaaaattatttacagttacatgtacacaatattttattaggCTAAATCAGTAGCTCAGTGGAGCCTTGGAGTTGAGccaaattaactaaaaaattcaatttaaattcaCGTGTCTGTGTATAATATGATACTCCTAATTTTATGGTATGATTCATATGATAAAAGAGTGCAATAGGAGAAAGTGTCAAATCAAAGCAGTTGTGCCTATCTCTAAACATTCCTGCTGTGGAGATTGAGACAGATGCTAGGGTCTTTTATGATTGGATTAATAATGGCAATACATCTAATCTTAACCTTTCTTCCCTTACCATTTTGGATTGCAGGACGCTTGCTAGCCACATCTCTCACGTTAAGATGACTCACTATTACCGCGAAATTAATAAATGTGCTGATGCAGTAGTTAGGAAAGGAACTTTCAACCAGcttgattttgtaatttttgataATCCTCCTATGAACATCTcgatgtttttgttttatgataGTATTGACATGTATTATAAGTGACTTTGTCCTCCAACCTCCTTCCCCGGTTAGGGTTCTTAATATATTCCTGgtttaccaatatatatatatatatatatatatatatatatatatatatatattctcaatagattttgttattataatacaGCAGGGAGTCAGGGACTTCAGGACCTTCTACAAGGATCGATCCTCGGAGTGGAGCACCCTTGGTTCCACAGGCTGACATGTAACTCAGGCTGAtgaacctttttttattttaataaaaataatctatcTGAGCAACTAGTTAtctaaaaacaaagagagataCGGAGCTCATGACCTCCTCGACTACCACGGACCAAGGGAACCTGTCTAGAGAGGTTATACTGTAATCTCCTTTGATCACTTATGAATCTCCTTAGCTGAGTAATCTGACTATTTTATAGATCTATTTATGTAAATTTGTGTTTGCTTGATAcagacattaaaaaaaaaaaaaaaggaatttctATTCTACCTTAAAAGTGATTATGCATGTAAAACTCTATTATAAAGGTTATAAAGACATGAATTTCGGTGCTTACACCACACCCATGTAAACACTTATAGTCATGGTTTAAAAACTGTACCAGACCGGTCAGTCAGACCGATTCAACTGAAAACCAGCCATTAATCCGGTCAAGTTATGCTTAAAAActggaaattaaagaaaaagtgaaaaccaacCGCAACCAACAAACACTGATACTCATGGTTTAAAAACCGTACCAGATCGGTTCAACCAGAAACCAGTCACTAATCCGGTCCAGTTAggcttaaaaactgaaaattaaagaaaaagtgaaaaaaaccCAGTAACCAGTTGTTTAACAGTAGAAACTGGAAACCGGGACGGTTGAACCGGTTTTGTAGCAAAAagacaagaatttttttttttttttcctccttcaaATCCCGCCTAAAACTCATAAGAATGATGTTctaaaattgttataaaaaaaaaaaaaaaaaaaaaaaaaacctcaatgtaagagagagagagagaggtaaagaactaaagattaaatttttatttttgactattttttagGTAAATATGAATTACCTTGACAGCAtcaactttctgaaattttttatttgcagGAAAAATACTTTTGAGTCCGAGAGACGGAGAGTGTGCGACTGTAAGAGACttcaaagttaaaacaaaagaggagagaagagagTGGCTTTAGCTTTCCGAAGTGATAAATTGAAAAGGAGAAATGGAAGTTTGCAAGAACGGGTAGGGGAAGTATTAATGAAGTAGAatgactttttttgtttttgtttttctctgtCTTCTCTGATGTCTCACCTCCTAGAGCCACGTTACATGTTCTTGAAATAAGCAGAGTGACTTACAGCTCGTTAAAGGTAAAGCAagggtaaaataaataaaataaaaaaaaaaaaaaaaaaaaaaaaccaatgtcAGTAGTTAGATCATCCACACAAATGgaattaaatttgtaattttttaggtgtagaaaaactcactttatttattttattttcacacaTCTTATAATAGTggaaatatttaaatttttaacacaataaagtaatataaacactacaataaaataatatttcattcaaccaCAACTaccatcaaacccataaaaatcacTACACAACCACAAACCCGCTGTGCCCATCAAAACCAGtgaagaaggggaaaaaaaaaaaaaaaaaaaaaaaaaaatcacagcccaaaacacaaatccagcctgaaacaaaaaccaaaacccatgCCCGAAACATAAGcacaacccaaaacacaaacccgAAACACAAGcacaacccaaaacacaaacccgAAACACAAGCATAACTTGAAACACAAAGCCTAAACACAAGCACAGCCCAAAACACAAAACCGAAACGCCAAAAATGGAGAAGAGAGGCTGAAATGGGTCAAGTCAGCGGTAGAACGTAGGTCGATGGCAATGGGTCTGTGGCGGCTGGGCTCGTGTAGATTGACAATGGGTCTCTAAGGAAGAAAGAAGGGTCTATAGGTTtatggaggaagaaagaagagatggagAGGCAGTGAGGAGAGAGACACAGAGAAAGGAGAATGAAAGcaagaaagaatatatatatatatatatatataataaataaaaaaaaagtagtgtgagcataaattttttttttttttttttttttttaagctttcaaCTACAATGCAcatttatatatagatgtgcactgtagcaatgaagctaaaaaaaaatagatttagctccactgctacatggttatttttgtattttgatggagctaaaatagttatatagttttttagctccactgctacaaGTACTcttagtatatatataagtattaaagatatattatatattgttaatattttttttgagaatctatatatattgttaatttGATTCTTAGAGCATTTTTATCAAAAGTGTTAAAAGTGttcaatgctattttttagcatttttagcaattcaaatgataaatttataccTACATCAACTATactaaatcttaaaaattttaacactGACCTACAGTGGAGTCTCATATTTGACACCCTACTGTAGTAAGATCTTAGtgctttttaatatttttctactatttaacttatttttgctactatttataaattttattgtactttttgatactatttattaGTAATATTGTACTTGTAGGGGTAAAGTCCCCAGATCAAACAATGGGCCTTGAGCCCCATACAGAGTCCAGccacgtccgaggagaaagTGGGGTGCCAAAAGGGCTTCCGGCCCAACTCTTATGGgcccaaacttatttaaaaggCGGTCCGAAGAGGAATGTCTCCTTGGACATGCCAAATATGGTTCAAACATACATCCTACCAGCAATAAAGAATCACTCCAACGAGTATTGGTAGCAGGGATGAGCCCCACAAGCCCaggagagggaagagagtaTAAGATGTTAAGGGAGAGATTACagctgccgcattaaatgcaggGAAGATACCTTTCTGGCCTCATTAATATGGAGAGGACAGGcaaacagtgttaccttggccactacaactcacagaaaaatagaggagatgtccgatgggacgggcactcaagtgaaggtccagattatcaacaagtgtaaggttctgaTAACttcaaggaggctatataagagaagggaaTCCCTATGAAGAAGGGATCagaaaaaaggaggaagaaagaacagaagaaagagagaaagaccaTAGCCTTTGATCAAGAACAAAAGTGCACCCACacgtctcctcggactgaaTATCCAGTAgacataaaggagatattcttatGTTCAATTGTTGTATGGCCCAAAGTTAACTAACACTTACTTCGTTGGGACCCAGTTTTgtaactcactctctacaaattcattgtttaggGCTCCTTGGGCCATAATCACCTACCTGTTGGGCTTGGACCCCAAAACGAGTCcatacaattggcgccgtctgtggggaaaacttgtgtctcgacaagtgaaaccattagaaatggaaggatcaggtctGCGCCAAACCGGACACGCAGACTCCTAACGACAAGATAACTTTTTGAACCTCGAACGGGAGAAAGATCAAGACAAGCAGCGAGAAGGTAGTGTAAACACCTCCCACATGAGCAGAAATCGCTCGAAAGGGAAAGGTCACGCATCCCATAAGCGAAATGATCACAGGGCTTTGCAGCAAGAAATCAAcgacttgaagaagaagttaCACCGAGCGCAATGAAAACGTCCTTCACCCGACTCGGACACTAGTGATGAGGAGGATAATGAGTACAGGCGGAGATCAAGAATCCttccaagtgaaaccttttcctatgACGCCATGAGTAAGGCCTTGGATCGCATCTCCCAATCGCCTTTCACGCGTAAGATAGAGGGAGCTGagcttcctcggcggttccagCAACCAACCTTTGCCATATATAATGGTCGGATGGACCCAGTAGAGCACGTAAGCTAGTTTAAccagaggatggccgtccatTCCAAGGTTGAGGCgttgatgtgcaaagtgtttccgtccagcttgggacctatggcgatgagatggtttgatggcctTAAGCCAAACTCCATATATTCCTTTAAGTAGCTGACACAGGCTTTTGGTTCTCACTTCATCACCTGCAGCAGAGTTCCTTGGCCCCTAGATTCCCTCAtatccttgtccatgcgagaaggagAGACACTGAAGGCATAGTCAgacaggtactgggaaatgtataatgagatagagggaAATTATGATGACGTCGCCATTAGCACATTCAAGAGGGGCCTGTCGACAGAGCATGGTTTAAGAAAGTCTCTGACAGGGAAACCGGTCACTAGCGTGTGCCAACTTATGGACAGAATCGACAAGTACAAGAGAGTTGAAGAAGACCAACAGACAGGAAAGGGCaaagcgaaggttgtccctcaAGAGGGACTTCAGGTTGGACCGCTTTAATAGCAGCAATCGACCGAGAAGGGATTACTCGGGGCAGACTGGATCCACAAAAGCACaggcagtccatgctgtgttccAAGAACCATTACATAAGGTCCTAGAGAAAGTGAAGAACGAACCGTTCTTTCAATGGCCAAGCAGGATGGCAGGAGATCCCGCGAAACGTAACCAGAATTTGTATTGCGCGTATCACTAAGAGACGGGCCATGCCACCGATGATTGCAGAAATCTAAAAAACCACTTGGACCGACTGGTCTGAGAGGGGAAGTTACGACACTTGCTGCACCACCTTGTCGGATGGCAAGAGCAGTCTAACATCGAAACAAGGCAAAGCACATTGAGACCACCCGTTGGCATGATAAATGTCATTCTCACCGCATCGGGAAGGACCGGCTCCTATCCTTTCAGGATAATGTCAGTAGGTAGACTCCCCTCCAAAGCTGACGACAGGGAGACCAAGAGGGCTAGGGGGATGGCCACGCCCCTAATcggattctcggatgaggataaacTGGGAACCctccaaccccacgacgatgccctAGTTGTCACGCTTAAGATCGGTGGATACGACGTTAAGAGGGTGCTAGTCTATCAGGGCAACGCCGTGGAAGTGATGTATCTCGACTTGTACAAGGGGTTGAACCTGAAACCGGAGGACTTAACAGCATACGATTCCCCATTAGTGAGTTTCGAGGGAAAAACCGTCACTCTAAAAGGCATGATTAGGCTACCTATACAAATAGACTCGGACGTGGTGGAGGTGAACTTCATAGTGGTAGACGCATACTCTCCCTACACCGCCATCGTAGCCCGACCGTGGCTCCACGTCCTAGGGGCTGTGTCATCAACCTTACACTAAAAGGTGAAGTATCCATCGGAAGGTCGAGTGAAAGAAGTAATAGGGAACCAGGCCATGGCCCGGTAATGCATGGTGTCAACAATCTCACGACGACCGAGTACTAAGCCCTCCACCTCAGCCGAGAATGACTTATAGCAATTAACGACCCCGGCCTTGGCCTCGAGTAGTGGGGGACCAACCATGGAAGCGAGTTGCGAGGATTTGGAGAAAGTTCTTGTCATATCAAACCTAGAGAGGTTTTTTCAGGTTGGCTCAGAATTACCGCCCCAAGAGAAGGAGACGCTAATTGATTTTCTCAGACAGAATGTGGACGTGTTTGCCTGAGACGCCTACGAGGCCCCTGGGGTTGACCCAGATTTCATTTGCCACCACGTTAATGTTAGCCCGGCTGTAACGCCTAAGAAGCAGCCTCCTCGGAgaccatcgaaagagcatgcaGACGCCGTGAGAGAGGAGGttacaaaattgaagaaagcagGGTCTATCAAGGAGGTATTCTACCCCGAATGGCTGGCCAACACAGTcgtggtgaaaaaaaaaagagtgaaaaatgGCGGGTCTGCATAGACTTCCTGGACTTAAATAAGGCTTGCCCGAAGGACCCTTTTCCCATGCCGTGGATAGACTGATTGGTGGATTCGACCGTgggacaccctcgaatgagttttttggatgccttccaaggctacCATCAGATACCCTTGACTGCTGAGGACCAAGAAAAAATGGCTTTTGTCACCCCCGTtgaaaattatcattataaagtaATGTCCTTTGGCTTAAAGAATGCCgggtcaacctaccaaaggatgatgaccaggatgtttgaacagCAGATGGGTAAGAGCATTGAAGTTTATATAAATGACATGGTAGTAAAGAGCAAATTAGTGCCCAACCACATTAGAGACCTCGGCGATGTCTTTCGAATTCTGAGAAAGTACAAGCTGTGCCTAAAAGCGTCtaagtgttcatttggggtgggatcagggaaattcttaggttaCATGGTGACCCACAGAGGCATCGAAGTCAGCCCTAACCAAATTAGAGCTATCCATAGCGtgcagcctcctcggaaccccaaagaggtccaaaagctcactggcatgattgccGCTTTAAATCGTTTCATTTCCCGCTCGACGGACAGATGCAGGCCTTTCTTCCTCCTATGAAACAAGTGGAAATGCTTCGAGTGGACTGAAGAGTGCGCTTTAGCTTTCCAACAGCTTAAGGAATACCTGACCCGACCACCAATTATGTCCAGTCCTGAGGCCGATGAGATGCTATTCGCCTACATTGCTGTAGCCCCTCACGCAATGAGCTTAGTACTGATCCGAGAAGACAACGGCACACAACGACCCGTCTACTACATAAGCAAATCGCTACACAAGGCAGAGATCCGTTACCTCCCCCTCGAAAAGGTCGTCTTAGCAATCGTACAAGCCACGTGaaagctcccccactatttccaGGCACATACTGTTGTTGTACTAACCCAACTTCAGTTGAGATCCATACTCCGGAGTGCCGACTACACGGGTCGAATAGCAAAATGGGGGACGATTCTGGGCGCCTTCGACATTAGGTACATACCTCGCACCGTTGTGAAGGGTCAGGTTCTTGCAGATCTAGTAGTTGAATTTGCAAAGCCCACACCAAAAGGAAAGGGAGGGACACTAAACCCTGACGGGAAACTGATTAGCACAATCTCTTAGCAAGAGCCCAGTTGTTGGAAAGCACACATTGATGGTGCGGCcaaccaaaggggctcagggGTGGGGCTCGTTTTGGTCTCCCCTGAAGGGATCACCATCGAAAAATCGTTGAGGCTGGGTTTCTCGGGCACGAATAACGAAGCAGAGTATGAGGCATTATTGGAAGGAATGTCAATGATCCAGAAATTAGGTGGAAAATCCGTGAacatgttctcggactcaagactCGTTGTGGGACAAGTAAATGGGAAATTGGAGTCGAgagatgaaagaatgcaagagtacttAGTCCAAGTCAAGCGCTTGCGGGCCCATTTCTGTCACTTCAATCTAGTGCACATGTCTAGGAGCGGGAACACCCATGCTAACACTCTTGCAACgcttgccacctcctcggct
The Quercus lobata isolate SW786 chromosome 10, ValleyOak3.0 Primary Assembly, whole genome shotgun sequence DNA segment above includes these coding regions:
- the LOC115965160 gene encoding uncharacterized protein LOC115965160 codes for the protein MSVGRLPSKADDRETKRARGMATPLIGFSDEDKLGTLQPHDDALVVTLKIGGYDVKRVLVYQGNAVEVMYLDLYKGLNLKPEDLTAYDSPLVSFEGKTVTLKGMIRLPIQIDSDVVEVNFIVVDAYSPYTAIVARPWLHVLGAVSSTLH